Proteins from a genomic interval of Macrobrachium nipponense isolate FS-2020 chromosome 33, ASM1510439v2, whole genome shotgun sequence:
- the LOC135202677 gene encoding uncharacterized protein LOC135202677, producing the protein MKVVFLFALVAVAAAMPAADPEADPQLLLTSPLTYTYPLIKPLEVKTKSVPLVYSSALPLTYSFGTYPYAAYPYSYFPYSYPLVVKAAEPAAAEPAVEEA; encoded by the exons ATGAAGGTCGTG TTTCTGTTCGCTTTGGTGGCCGTGGCTGCTGCCATGCCCGCTGCTGACCCCGAGGCTGACCCCCAGCTTCTCCTGACCTCTCCCCTGACCTACACTTACCCCTTGATCAAGCCCCTGGAGGTCAAAACCAAGAGCGTCCCTCTCGTATACT CCTCCGCCCTCCCCCTGACCTACTCCTTCGGAACCTACCCCTACGCAGCCTACCCCTACAGCTACTTCCCCTACTCCTACCCCTTGGTGGTCAAGGCTGCCGAACCCGCAGCAGCTGAGCCAGCTGTGGAAGAGGCTTAA